In a genomic window of Mercenaria mercenaria strain notata chromosome 19, MADL_Memer_1, whole genome shotgun sequence:
- the LOC123542431 gene encoding thrombospondin-2-like yields the protein MLSSYYTVLFAFGLTLYGRALSLECSSCSGVQDMQECNTTRSCSDGQVCYKKREYTGKVQFELGCVDKQHCGEYAKIPNGTMGISMEGGQTHYCYECCSTENCNRNLCDITHHSSCVDDELFDCARLNSMFSICKNIEKAKQICPKYCKLCHVVDGNWSPWTSWSGCDVTCENGTRSRVRTCTNPAPQYGGLNCSGDSIALKTCQRQLCPVHGGWSEWLDWSSCPATCGVGIQSRTRTCTNPIPIRFGDHCFGQSFEVRLCYAGKCTNVWSDWQPWSSCSQDCRGGVRTRSRTCSNPSLFVSKGTCPGNSTEIGSCGHAKCST from the exons ATGTTGTCATCAT ATTATACCGTTCTTTTTGCATTTGGGTTGACCCTGTATGGGAGAGCAT TATCACTAGAATGTTCCAGTTGCTCTGGTGTCCAGGACATGCAAGAATGCAACACAACAAGATCTTGCTCAGATGGACAG GTTTGTTACAAAAAACGGGAATATACTGGAAAAGTCCAATTTGAACTTGGATGTGTTGATAAACAA CATTGTGGTGAGTATGCCAAAATACCAAATGGAACGATGGGTATAAGCATGGAAGGTGGTCAGACACATTACTGTTATGAGTGCTGTTCGACTGAAAACTGTAACAGAAATCTTTGTGATATTACACATC ATTCGTCTTGTGTCGATGATGAATTATTTGATTGTGCTCGATTAAACTCTATGTTCAGTATCTGTAAGAATATTGAGAAAGCAAAGCAAATCTGCCCAAAATATTGCAAATTATGTCATGTGG TTGATGGGAATTGGTCTCCATGGACGTCATGGTCAGGGTGTGACGTAACTTGTGAAAATGGAACCCGTTCACGTGTCCGTACATGCACAAATCCAGCGCCACAATATGGCGGTCTTAATTGTTCTGGAGATAGTATTGCATTGAAAACGTGTCAAAGGCAACTCTGTCCTG TTCATGGAGGCTGGAGTGAATGGTTAGACTGGAGTTCATGTCCCGCAACCTGTGGAGTAGGGATACAATCTCGTACCAGGACTTGCACTAACCCTATTCCAATTCGTTTCGGGGACCATTGTTTCGGACAGAGTTTTGAAGTCAGATTGTGTTATGCTGGAAAGTGTACAA ATGTATGGTCAGACTGGCAACCTTGGAGTTCTTGTAGCCAAGACTGCCGTGGTGGTGTTCGGACACGATCTAGGACATGCTCGAATCCATCACTCTTCGTTTCAAAAGGAACTTGCCCTGGAAATTCCACAGAAATTGGTTCTTGTGGCCATGCTAAATGCAGTACGTAA
- the LOC123542432 gene encoding techylectin-5B-like: protein MDRFVTKKREYTGKVQFDFGCVDKQHCGEFAKIPNGRMAMSMADSQTQYCYECCSTENCNRNMCDHTHHSSCIDDESFDCALLNSMFSICKNIEKAKRICPKYCDQCHVVDGNWSPWTPWSVCDVSCENGTRSRVRSCTNPAPQYGGLNCSGDSVEFKLCHRQLCPVHGDWSEWVEWSSCSATCGVGMQSRTRTCTNPIPDRFGDHCFGHSLEDRLCYPGWCANIWSDWQSWSSCSQDCGDGFRTRSRTCSNPSPFISKGTCTGNSTDIDSCNNEKCNSTDCYEVLRKQNNAGSGVYSVALWKSKQTIQIYCDMKTDNGGWTVFQYRFNGSVDFYRNFTEYENGFGNLETEFWLGLKSVQEMASQGKTELRLDLTAADGTTVYETFQNFYLDEGPNYTLHIDPGTGTAGDSEGLSYNNGHHFSTYDVDRDSTSSKNCAVNRHGGWWYKSCSYVNLNGEYVTPGTVRPGEAWGGTVYSSFQHTRSLKVVKMMFRRV from the exons cATTGTGGTGAGTTTGCCAAAATACCAAATGGAAGGATGGCTATGAGCATGGCAGACAGTCAAACACAGTACTGTTATGAGTGTTGTTCAACTGAAAACTGTAACAGAAATATGTGTGATCATACACATC ATTCTTCTTGTATTGATGATGAATCATTTGATTGTGCTCTGTTAAACTCTATGTTCAGCATCTGCAAGAATATTGAGAAAGCAAAGCGGATCTGCCCAAAATATTGCGATCAGTGCCATGTGG ttgATGGGAATTGGTCTCCATGGACGCCATGGTCAGTGTGCGACGTCTCATGTGAAAATGGAACCCGTTCGCGTGTCCGTTCATGCACAAATCCAGCGCCACAATATGGCGGTCTTAATTGTAGTGGAGATAGCGTTGAATTCAAATTGTGTCACAGGCAACTCTGTCCtg TACATGGAGACTGGAGTGAATGGGTAGAATGGAGTTCATGCTCCGCAACTTGTGGAGTAGGGATGCAGAGTCGCACTAGGACTTGCACTAATCCTATTCCAGATCGTTTTGGGGACCATTGTTTCGGACACAGTCTTGAAGATAGGTTGTGTTATCCAGGATGGTGTGCAA ATATTTGGTCAGACTGGCAATCTTGGAGTTCATGTAGCCAAGACTGTGGGGATGGTTTTCGAACACGATCTAGGACATGCTCGAATCCATCACCCTTCATATCAAAAGGCACTTGCACTGGGAATTCCACAGATATTGATTCTTGTAACAATGAAAAATGCA ATTCAACCGACTGCTATGAAGTACTCAGGAAACAGAACAATGCTGGAAGTGGGGTGTACTCAGTAGCATTGTGGAAGTCCAAGCAAACGATACAGATTTACTGCGACATGAAAACTGATAACGGCGGCTGGACT GTTTTCCAATATCGCTTTAATGGGAGTGTTGATTTCTACAGAAATTTTACGGAATATGAAAATGGATTTGGTAATTTGGAAACAGAGTTTTGGCTAG GTCTTAAAAGTGTTCAGGAAATGGCATCTCAAGGTAAAACTGAGTTAAGACTGGATCTAACGGCGGCTGATGGTACTACTGTTTATGAAACTTTTCAGAACTTCTATCTTGACGAGGGCCCAAACTATACTCTTCATATAGATCCTGGAACGGGCACAGCAG GTGATAGCGAGGGGTTGTCGTATAATAATGGTCACCATTTTTCAACTTACGACGTTGACCGTGATAGTACATCTTCTAAAAATTGCGCTGTCAATCGCCATGGAGGGTGGTGGTACAAAAGCTGCTCCTACGTCAACCTGAATGGAGAGTATGTAACACCAGGAACAGTGCGACCCGGCGAGGCATGGGGCGGAACGGTCTACTCCTCATTTCAACATACGAGATCGCTTAAAGTCGTAAAAATGATGTTCCGGCGAGTTTGA